A segment of the Triticum urartu cultivar G1812 chromosome 1, Tu2.1, whole genome shotgun sequence genome:
acgtgagagacttggactctatcttctcttggcccaaaaatgacgtgagaggactttttgaagacaacctaaacttctccttttcccttatcttcatatgtgaaTTGTACAAATTTCCCATatacctgcaattagacaaaacacaaaagtgtgtgaagtatttttgttttggataacataaatagattattgaatagtttgcattagaaatcacctgacaaatatgcatgtatgcaatatttttggtcgtatccaaggtagtcatgtcctcatcacatGTGCACTGTGGCATCACCGCAATGCAGCCATCTTTGACAAGATCGCTCCCTCTACCTCGGCCGTTGTCGCCGCAATCAAGGACGATGCTCGCTCCTTGGCCATTGCCGGAGCCAAAAGACTTAGCTCTTTCATCCTCGTGACCTGAATTTTTGTGAGGGGCTGAGCATCCCCATTGCTCTCTGCTCATACGGTCGCCACGGACGCGCCAAGTTGTGCACGTGCCCGTGGTGTGGATGTGTTTTTCTCCTTCTCCCTATCAATGCAAAGATATGCTCTCAAGCGTATTCACGAGAAAATAAAAATACAAGCGAATTCTAAAGCAAAGCACCAGTCGCCCACTTTTAATTTTCTTTCGTATATATAAATAGTTAAAACTATTGTGAAGATGGAGTAATGGAGACTCGACGGAAAACGTATATCGCACAATTTTTTGTTTGGATGTTTTGCTTTCCAGTGGCTTAGCATACACTTGGATTTATGGTACACTGATGAAGTTCTACAAAGTATATCCAGATATGGACGCTCATGACCTCAAAACCAAAGATAGGAGGATCCTCACGAGAAAGACAACGGGAAATAGCTACGGACCGATGATATTAAATCCAAACAAAGAGAAAAATACATGGATGCCTTGCACGGTTGCACCACATGAGATCACTCCAACATCCACGGTTTTTTTGTTTGTGAGGAAGCACAGAGCTCTCAGCCTCATATCACTATCACACAACACAGCTACTAGCTCCATCACATCAAATACAACATGCATAAACAGGCAGTAATTAGTTCACCTTCCAACTGGCAACTGCTCATCATTAGCCCACTATTTTGGAAACTGATATTTGATGTAGCCTAATAAGGTTGCTTGACAGGTACTGTAACTCTCACTGATTCCAACTACTTGCTGCAAACTCAAGCCAGCCACACACCTGTTGCTCACTAGGATAATACCGCCATACCACATTGCAATAACCCATCCCCACAAATATTGGTACTAGTACAATCATTGATGAGGTAGATCAGCGGATATGTTCCACGGGTCCCCTGAAAAATATATACTCAGATTTTATTTTGCGGAGTGAAAGAGATATACATTATCCTCTATATAAGCACATTCCCTAGACACATGTCACCCTTTCAACGACCAAGCTTGCGGCTCACTGCGCGGAGATATATTCTATTCTGTTCTAAAGCATACATGTCGCCTACACTGCAAGTCAAAAGAATTCGTGGCATCGTAGCTAGCAGTCCACCACTAATCACGCTAACCCATCGCCCCCCACGTGCACGCTTCAAACCTTAACCCGTCCTCAGGCTAGACTGGAATAAATAAATGACACCGCCCTTTCAAATTCAAAAAACAGCGGATTGTTTAAGTAACGCAATCGTGCAAAGATTCGTAATGTTTTATAAGTAAAATCCAGACGTTCTTTTTGAAATACAAGGGGAAATGCACGGTTCGAATGTAGTGTGAAGGACCTGTGCTATTACAACCACCCACCACCCACCGGGTGTGTCGCACGCACCGCCCATCCCTGAAACATCGCCACGTCCCGCCACGCCCCCAAATGTCCGTGGCCATCGGCGGCGGCGTCGACCCCCGTGTCCAATGCCCAAGCCCCACCAAGCCTCGCCAGCGCCGCCGACGCCGCTCCAGCTCCCGCTCTCCATCCTCCCGCCGCGGGGCTGCCCGCTCGCCACCGCGCTGCTGGCGCTGCTCTCGCTGCTCCTCGCCACCGCGCTGTGGCTCGTGCTCGTGCTGTCCCCGGCCCAGGCCCCCgtggcgtcctcctcctccgcgctgtcctacgcggcggcggcggatgagGCGCTCTCCGCCGGCGACGCGTCCTCCCCGCTTTCGCTCGCCCACATCGTCTTCGGGATCGCCGGCTCGGCGCACCTCTGGCCGCGTCGCCGCGAGTACATCCGCCTCTGGTGGGATCCCGCCTCCATGCGCGGCCACGTCTGGCTCGACGCCAGCGCGCCCGGCGCGCCGGGGCCCAGCGCTGCCGGGGAGGACTCGCTCCCGCCGATCCGGGTGTCCGAGGACACCTCGCGCTTCCGGTACACCAACCCGACGGGCCACCCTTCTGGGCTCCGGATCGCGCGCATCGCTGCCGAGGCCGTGCGGCTCGTGGGGGGTGGGGGCGCGCGGTGGGTGGTGCTCGTGGACGACGACACCGTGCTGTCCCCGGACAACCTGGTGGCGGTGCTCGGGAAGTACGACTGGAGGGAGATGGTGTACGTCGGGGCCCCGTCGGAGAGCCACTCGGCCAATACCTATTTCAGCCACGGCATGGCGTTCGGAGGCGGAGGCGTCGCGCTCAGCTTCCCCCTCGCCGCTGCGCTCGCGCGGACACTCGACGTGTGCATCGAGAGGTACCCCAGGCTGTATGGAAGCGACGACCGCCTCCATGCTTGCATCACGGAGCTTGGCGTGCCCCTTTCCCGCGAATATGGCTTCCATCAGGTATGGAGCTTATTATCCGTCAACCTTTGGTCGGCATTCAACTATTTTTTGGCTATTTACAGAGTTTATCTTATTTAGAGATCTTATCAAATGGTTATAAATCTCATCCCGAGCAAAGCAATTTGGTCGCTTAGCTTGTCGTGCTATGTAGATTCTGCTAGTAAACCAGTTCTCCCCATTCCGTGCTTGAATTAGTGCAATGTATCACGCTCTTGATGTGGACTGAACGAATATGGGGATTGCTGAGGAATTAGCCCCACTGTAGAGCTTGCTTTGGAAGTTTAGATGCTGGTGCGCTGTTTTGAACTTTACTATGGGTATCACGCTTGATTCGTTATGACAGAAAGAAAGTTGATCCTTTCTCTGTGGTACCACCCTAGCTGTGTCCTGTGTTATCTCACTGGTTGTAATGCATGTACAAAAGTAGGGCCTTGCGAGAGTGTTTATGATAGTGAAAGCAAGTTTGGTTGGCCTTGACTGTTGATTTCCTCTGTTTATGATAGGATTTGCTTGCTTGTTTACTTGTTTTACGGTGCTATCTTTGCACATCTCTTTGTTGGATAAGCACATCGTTAGAAAAAATGGACAGTTGCTGATCAAGCTGTTCTGTTTGGTGTGAGCATCGACCTTTAACTGCATGGATTGATTTTCCAGTTCATTAATGTAATTATGGATTTGGAATTTTGGATAGATCCCTCTAACCTCCCTGCTCTCCTAATGTATGTACTCTCCCTCTGATGTTATAATCAGTGGGATATCAGAGGCAATGCCCATGGTATATTGGCTGCTCATCCAATCGCTCCTTTCATCAGTATCCACCATGTGGAGTTTGTGGATCCTATATATCCTGGATTGAACTCTCTTGAGAGCTTGGAGCTTTTTACGAAGGCTATGAAAATAGAACCCATGAGCTTCTTGCAGCGCTCAGTTTGTTATGATAAGAGGCAGAAGCTTACACTTGCCATCTCTTTGGGTTATGTTGTTCAAGTGTACCCCagtgttcttcttcctcctgaaTTGGAGCGATCCGAGCGGACTTACATCGCTTTTAATAGGATGAGCCAGAGAACTGAATTTGATTTTGACACCAAGGAAATTCAGAAGTCTATGTGCAAGAGGCCAGTCTTATTTTTCTTGAAGGATGTTTGGAAGGATGGGAACATAACTAGAGGCTCTTACATAAGGTCAAGTGAACGGGATGACCTCAAAAGGAAGGTGTTTTGCTTTAGGTCACCTCCTTTATCTGGCATAGATGAGATTCAAGTTTCTGCGTCCCCATTAAGCAAAAGATGGCATCTGGTTCGTTCTAACATTCCTAGAAAAATCTCCTCTACTCTTTCAACCTGTACAGTTGCTAACTATCATTCTGCTGATATAGGCACCAAGAAGGTTATGCAGTGCTGTGAAAGAATCTATTAATGGTACTCTGTTTATGTTTGTTCGGCAATGTGGGCGCAGAGCATTCGGCTCCGCTTCTGATTCTCTTGATTGATGGAGAACAGAGATGTATATTTTCTGTCCAGATGATACCTGCAAGatgtagttaccatcctacatTCTTTGGATCAAGTGTTCTGGGGGCTCTTTTTCTGCCTCAAGCACTTGGCAGTAATTGGAGGCTTGTTATACTTGATAGTTGTTGAAGGTAGTTTCTGTATCTTCTCCGAGTAAGTACAATGGGAAATAGATTCTTAGTGTTAATTGTGACAAGTCTCATTTTTGCTAAATCATAAGACACTTAAGGGTAAAATTGGGATGTTTTTTCAGGCTAGTATTACGCCTTCTCGACCATGGTTGATCTGTCATGTATGCAATGCAGGCTTGTTAATCTTTCTTGACCATTTGTTGCCTACATTTGTCAAGTGCAATAAATAGATAAACTGAACCATCACGATGCATGTCCTGGTACTTGTAACACCTTTAAATGTTCAACTTATAGATCCCCAAAAAAAGaaactccctccgatccatattaatcGTCGCTGATTTaatacaaagttgtactaaatcaACGACAATTAAAATGGATCGAAGGAAGTAGTTAAACTTATGCTATTATTACATGAAAACAGCCTCGTGCTTACCTGCAGTCTAATTAATACGAGCAACTTTATGTGCTTACCTGCAGTCTAATTAATACGAGCAACTTGCCCCTTAAAAAAAAACGAACAACTTTATGTGCACTACATTTTTATCATAGCATTCTTTGACGATTGCACTCAGACAGTTGCAGCATTGTTTTCTGTTCATGTCGATACAGCAGGAATGGTTTCATCCTTGTTCACTTATTCACATTGGTTGGGTAATAGGCAGATAGACATCTGTGTCAATTATCAAACAGTCAGTGTTATCAGTTATAGTGGACAAGTTGCTTGACCATAGTgaataagatattttgaaatatTTTTTATATCTAAAAAAATAGGGGCTGTTATTTCTGTcatttttactatttgtatagcaGGTTGTTTATTCCAAACAATTGCTAGAACAATTATCTTTGACCATGAGTTCACAACTAATATGAGCAAGATAAATCAATCCTTGGTAATTTTTTATCTTTTTTTGCCAGTGATAACTTCTGCTGTTTTGTGTAAAACAAAGATGTTTTTTGTGTGTAAACTGCATCATCCTTTTCTTTGGAGCATAAGATTTAAATGTTTCTTTTAACTTTGGTGCTTAGTCGAACTGTTGCTTTTTTCTTACACAATGAATTTAGAGGGATATGTTGGTTCACCGCAAAAAAAAAAGAGGGATATGTTGGCATGGATGTTGAAAACATGAAATAAAATTCAGTGCATCTATTAGTTGGATATAAGAATAATTACCTGGATTATATGATTATTGGACTTTTGTCTTGAAGTAGGCTAGCATGTGGCTTCGATTTCCACGCTATGATGCCTGATTACTGACTGTCTGAAAAGAAAACGGTTTGCTACGAGTGCTtcaggccctgtttggttcataaatcctaggactttttttagtcccaaTTATAAGTCTTAAGTCCCTAAAAAATCCCTACCTGTTTGGTTCCTGGGACTTATAAGTCTATAAGACCATATTACAACTATAAGTCCTTCCTTGAGAGTCTTATTTGATAAGTCCCAAATGCCCACgttaagtccctataagtccctcttgtttggtttagatgggacttatAGGAACTTTTTTAAGTCCCTAAACCAATAAGTCCGTGGAAACAAACATCCTCTCAATCCAGTTTCGAATTTCTTATCCGCTCCCTTAAAAAATGACCATTGATTGATCTGGTTAATCAATTAGGAATTTTTTAATGCCGTTAGTGGTACTTGTGCAAACTGCTCTGGTCCCTGAAGTCGTGCTTTTTATTTCTAGTTAACGATTCGCAATATCAAATTCTGGACaattttctttcttttatcaAGCTCAACGATTTGTAAAAGGAATTGTACGGAGCTTTTTTTTATAGTGGAAATCTAGAAAACTAAGGTCTCGTAGAAGCATAAAATGTATGAATTGCAGCCAATTAAACCCATTAAGCCTCGTGTGAAGGGTGGCCAACCAACTATGCCACGTGGCGCAAGCTGGTTGGCCATAGTAAGAAATATTTTGAAATTTTTTTAGATGAAGGTGAGGATTATTTTCTAGatgtatttttttttctttttagatGAAGGTGATGACCTATGGTGTTTTTTAAATAGAGGGTTATGCCAAGTGCTTGCTGGTAGGCTGCGGTGGTAATTTTTTTTTTAGATGAAGATGAGGATTTTTTTAAGATGTTTTTTTAGACGGAGACGAGGACTATTTCTTTTAAAATGAAAATGTGTGCACAGCTTCCTCTCAAGCGGCGCCACTCCGCGCCATGGGGTGGCGCCCTAACCACTAGTGAAATTCATATCTGGCATTGGCTTTACAGCATCAGTTTGCAGCATCTTACTGATTAGAACGTAGAAGATGGTTTTCATGCTAATCGTTGCCAACCAGTTGGTTAGTTGAAAAAAGTAAGAAAGTGGTATGAATGGTCAAGCAGGCGAAATTTTGTTTTCCCGTTTGCATTTTGGACTCCCAATGTTATGTGTTCGTGTCTGCTGCTTTTGAGTTCCTACCCTGACATTTCCACATGATGCTAACTTTTGAGTAAACTTTGGTGTTGTATATGTTGCCGAGATGAACCAGTCGTAGTACAATGCAAAAGTTGCCGGATTTGTCGAATCTGCCTTTTTTTTGTAGAAGTTGCTGAGATAGAAGAACCTGATGTGGAACGTTCTGATATATATGTAGAGGCCTAGCATAATATATGAAAAACGAAGTGACTTCTATGTGCTAAAAGTTCATCGAAATATTGAAGAAATATGAGGTTCTAGCGCCCATATTCATTCTTTTTAGAAAA
Coding sequences within it:
- the LOC125509802 gene encoding uncharacterized protein LOC125509802, with protein sequence MPKPHQASPAPPTPLQLPLSILPPRGCPLATALLALLSLLLATALWLVLVLSPAQAPVASSSSALSYAAAADEALSAGDASSPLSLAHIVFGIAGSAHLWPRRREYIRLWWDPASMRGHVWLDASAPGAPGPSAAGEDSLPPIRVSEDTSRFRYTNPTGHPSGLRIARIAAEAVRLVGGGGARWVVLVDDDTVLSPDNLVAVLGKYDWREMVYVGAPSESHSANTYFSHGMAFGGGGVALSFPLAAALARTLDVCIERYPRLYGSDDRLHACITELGVPLSREYGFHQWDIRGNAHGILAAHPIAPFISIHHVEFVDPIYPGLNSLESLELFTKAMKIEPMSFLQRSVCYDKRQKLTLAISLGYVVQVYPSVLLPPELERSERTYIAFNRMSQRTEFDFDTKEIQKSMCKRPVLFFLKDVWKDGNITRGSYIRSSERDDLKRKVFCFRSPPLSGIDEIQVSASPLSKRWHLAPRRLCSAVKESINGTLFMFVRQCGRRAFGSASDSLD